In Escherichia ruysiae, a genomic segment contains:
- the pyrB gene encoding aspartate carbamoyltransferase, which produces MANPLYQKHIISINDLSRDDLNLVLATAAKLKANPQPELLKHKVIASCFFEASTRTRLSFETSMHRLGASVVGFSDSANTSLGKKGETLADTISVISTYVDAIVMRHPQEGAARLATEFSGNVPVLNAGDGSNQHPTQTLLDLFTIQETQGRLDNLRVAMVGDLKYGRTVHSLTQALAKFDGNRFYFIAPDALAMPQYILDMLDEKGIAWSLHSSIEEVMAEVDILYMTRVQKERLDPSEYANVKAQFVLRASDLHNAKANMKVLHPLPRIDEIATDVDKTPHAWYFQQAGNGIFARQALLALVLNRDLVL; this is translated from the coding sequence ATGGCTAATCCGCTATATCAAAAACACATCATTTCCATAAATGACCTTAGTCGCGATGACCTTAATCTGGTGCTGGCGACAGCGGCGAAACTGAAAGCAAACCCGCAACCAGAGTTGTTGAAACATAAAGTGATTGCCAGTTGCTTCTTCGAAGCATCAACCCGCACCCGCCTCTCTTTCGAAACCTCGATGCACCGCCTGGGCGCTAGTGTGGTGGGATTCTCTGACAGCGCAAACACCTCACTGGGAAAAAAAGGTGAAACGCTGGCTGATACCATCTCGGTTATCAGCACTTACGTCGATGCAATTGTGATGCGCCATCCGCAGGAAGGTGCGGCGCGCCTGGCAACCGAGTTTTCCGGCAATGTGCCGGTGCTGAACGCCGGTGATGGTTCCAACCAACATCCGACGCAAACCTTGCTGGATCTGTTCACCATTCAGGAAACCCAGGGACGTCTGGACAATCTTCGTGTCGCAATGGTCGGCGACCTGAAATATGGTCGCACCGTTCACTCCCTGACCCAGGCGCTGGCGAAATTCGACGGCAACCGTTTCTACTTCATCGCCCCGGATGCGCTGGCAATGCCGCAGTACATTCTGGACATGCTTGATGAAAAAGGTATCGCCTGGAGCCTGCATAGTTCCATTGAAGAAGTGATGGCGGAAGTGGACATTTTGTATATGACCCGCGTGCAAAAAGAGCGCCTGGACCCGTCCGAATACGCCAACGTAAAAGCGCAGTTTGTCCTGCGCGCCAGCGATCTTCACAACGCCAAAGCCAATATGAAAGTGCTGCATCCGCTGCCGCGTATTGATGAAATTGCGACGGATGTCGATAAAACGCCGCACGCCTGGTACTTCCAGCAAGCAGGCAATGGGATTTTCGCTCGCCAGGCGTTACTGGCACTGGTTCTGAATCGCGATCTGGTACTGTAA
- the pyrI gene encoding aspartate carbamoyltransferase regulatory subunit: protein MTHDNKLQVEAIKRGTVIDHIPAQIGFKLLSLFKLTETDQRITIGLNLPSGEMGRKDLIKIENTFLSEDQVDQLALYAPQATVNRIDNYEVVGKSRPSLPERIDNVLVCPNSNCISHAEPVSSSFAVRKRANDIALKCKYCEKEFSHNVVLAN, encoded by the coding sequence ATGACACACGATAATAAATTGCAGGTTGAAGCTATTAAACGCGGCACGGTAATTGACCATATCCCCGCCCAGATCGGTTTTAAGCTGTTGAGTCTGTTCAAGCTGACCGAAACGGATCAGCGTATCACCATCGGTCTGAACCTGCCTTCTGGCGAGATGGGGCGCAAGGATCTGATCAAGATCGAAAATACCTTTTTGAGTGAAGATCAGGTAGACCAACTGGCGCTGTACGCACCGCAAGCCACGGTAAATCGTATCGACAATTATGAAGTGGTTGGTAAATCACGCCCCAGCCTGCCGGAGCGCATCGACAATGTGCTGGTCTGCCCGAACAGCAACTGTATCAGCCATGCCGAACCGGTTTCTTCCAGCTTTGCAGTGCGAAAACGCGCCAATGACATCGCGCTCAAATGCAAATACTGCGAAAAAGAGTTTTCCCATAATGTGGTACTGGCCAATTAA
- a CDS encoding enamine/imine deaminase, producing MSKTIATENAPAAIGPYVQGVDLGSMIITSGQIPVNPKTGEVPADVAAQARQSLDNVKAIVEAAGLKVGDIVKTTVFVKDLNDFATVNATYEAFFTEHNATFPARSCVEVARLPKDVKIEIEAIAVRR from the coding sequence ATGAGTAAAACTATCGCTACGGAAAATGCACCGGCAGCTATCGGACCTTATGTTCAGGGCGTTGATCTGGGCAGTATGATCATCACCTCTGGTCAGATCCCGGTAAACCCGAAAACTGGCGAAGTACCGGCAGACGTCGCGGCACAAGCGCGTCAGTCTTTGGATAACGTGAAAGCGATCGTGGAAGCGGCTGGCCTGAAAGTGGGCGACATCGTTAAAACCACCGTGTTTGTGAAAGATCTGAACGACTTCGCAACCGTAAATGCCACTTACGAAGCCTTCTTCACCGAACACAACGCCACCTTCCCGGCACGTTCTTGCGTTGAAGTTGCCCGTCTGCCGAAAGACGTGAAGATTGAGATCGAAGCGATCGCTGTTCGTCGCTAA
- the mgtA gene encoding magnesium-translocating P-type ATPase — MFKEIFTRLTRHLPSRLIRRDPLPGAQQTANAPIPPSLSAHCLKMAVMPEEELWNTFDTHPEGLNQAEVEVAREKHGENKLPAQQPSPWWVHLWVCYRNPFNILLTLLGGISYATEDLFAAGVIALMVAISTLLNFIQEARSTKAADALKAMVSNTATVLRVINSKGENGWLEIPIDQLVPGDIIKLAAGDMIPADLRILQARDLFVAQASLTGESLPVEKAATTRQPEHSNPLECDTLCFMGTTVVSGTAQAMVIATGANTWFGQLAGRVSEQESEPNAFQQGISRVSMLLIRFMLVMAPVVLLINGYTKGDWWEAALFALSVAVGLTPEMLPMIVTSTLARGAVKLSKQKVIVKHLDAIQNFGAMDILCTDKTGTLTQDKIVLENHTDISGKTSERVLHSAWLNSHYQTGLKNLLDTAVLEGTDEESARSLASRWQKIDEIPFDFERRRMSVVVAENTEHHQLVCKGALQEILNVCSQVRHNDEIVPLDDTMLRKIKRVTDTLNRQGLRVVAVATKYLPAREGDYQRADESDLILEGYIAFLDPPKETTAPALRALKASGITVKILTGDSELVAAKVCHEVGLDAGEVVIGSDIETLSDDELANLAQRTTLFARLTPMHKERIVTLLKREGHVVGFMGDGINDAPALRAADIGISVDGAVDIAREAADIILLEKSLMVLEEGVIEGRRTFSNMLKYIKMTASSNFGNVFSVLVASAFLPFLPMLPLHLLIQNLLYDVSQVAIPFDNVDDEQIQKPQRWNPADLGRFMIFFGPISSIFDILTFCLMWWVFHANTPETQTLFQSGWFVVGLLSQTLIVHMIRTRRVPFIQSRASWPLMIMTVIVMIVGIALPFSPLASYLQLQALPLSYFPWLIAILAGYMTLTQLVKGFYSRRYGWQ; from the coding sequence ATGTTTAAAGAAATTTTTACCCGGCTCACTCGCCATTTACCTTCCCGTCTGATCCGTCGCGATCCGCTACCGGGTGCGCAGCAGACAGCGAATGCACCAATCCCGCCTTCCTTAAGCGCGCATTGCCTGAAAATGGCGGTGATGCCCGAAGAAGAATTATGGAACACGTTCGACACCCACCCGGAAGGGTTGAATCAGGCGGAAGTGGAAGTTGCCCGTGAAAAACATGGCGAAAATAAATTACCTGCGCAACAACCATCGCCGTGGTGGGTACATTTGTGGGTCTGCTATCGCAACCCCTTTAATATTTTGCTCACGCTCCTTGGCGGCATTTCTTACGCCACGGAAGATTTATTTGCCGCAGGCGTTATCGCGTTAATGGTGGCTATTTCCACGCTGCTGAACTTTATTCAGGAAGCGCGTTCCACCAAAGCGGCAGATGCCCTGAAAGCGATGGTCAGCAATACCGCGACGGTGCTGCGCGTTATTAACAGCAAAGGCGAAAATGGCTGGCTGGAGATCCCGATCGACCAGCTGGTGCCCGGCGATATTATTAAACTGGCGGCGGGGGATATGATCCCGGCAGATTTGCGTATCTTGCAGGCGCGGGATCTGTTCGTCGCTCAGGCGTCGTTAACCGGTGAGTCTCTGCCCGTAGAAAAAGCTGCAACCACTCGCCAGCCGGAGCACAGCAATCCGCTGGAGTGTGACACCCTGTGTTTTATGGGCACCACCGTGGTGAGCGGCACGGCACAAGCAATGGTGATTGCCACAGGTGCCAACACCTGGTTTGGTCAACTGGCGGGGCGTGTTAGTGAGCAGGAAAGCGAGCCGAATGCCTTTCAGCAAGGGATCAGCCGCGTCAGTATGCTGCTGATTCGCTTTATGCTGGTGATGGCACCGGTGGTGCTGTTGATCAACGGTTACACCAAAGGCGACTGGTGGGAAGCGGCGCTGTTTGCGCTTTCGGTAGCGGTGGGTTTAACGCCGGAAATGTTGCCGATGATTGTCACCTCAACGCTGGCGCGTGGCGCAGTAAAGCTGTCGAAACAGAAGGTGATCGTCAAACATCTGGATGCCATTCAGAACTTTGGCGCTATGGATATTCTGTGTACCGATAAAACCGGCACCCTGACGCAGGATAAAATTGTGCTGGAGAATCATACCGATATCTCCGGTAAAACCAGCGAACGCGTGCTGCATAGCGCGTGGTTGAACAGTCATTACCAGACCGGGCTTAAAAACCTGCTTGATACAGCGGTGCTCGAAGGTACGGATGAAGAGTCGGCGCGTTCGCTGGCCAGCCGTTGGCAGAAAATTGATGAGATTCCGTTTGATTTTGAGCGTCGCCGGATGTCGGTGGTAGTGGCAGAAAATACCGAACATCATCAGCTGGTGTGCAAAGGCGCATTGCAGGAGATCCTTAATGTGTGTTCACAGGTGCGCCACAATGACGAGATTGTGCCGCTCGATGACACCATGCTGCGTAAGATTAAGCGGGTTACTGATACGCTGAATCGTCAGGGGCTGCGCGTGGTTGCGGTGGCGACGAAATATCTGCCCGCGCGTGAAGGAGATTACCAGCGGGCGGATGAATCCGACCTGATCCTCGAAGGATATATCGCTTTTCTTGATCCGCCAAAAGAGACAACCGCTCCGGCGCTGCGGGCATTAAAAGCGAGTGGAATTACCGTGAAAATCCTCACTGGTGACAGTGAATTAGTGGCGGCGAAAGTGTGCCATGAAGTGGGGCTGGACGCGGGAGAGGTGGTCATTGGTAGTGATATTGAAACGCTATCTGATGACGAACTGGCAAATCTCGCACAGCGCACCACGCTGTTTGCTCGCCTGACGCCGATGCATAAGGAACGCATCGTAACGTTGCTAAAGCGCGAAGGGCATGTGGTTGGCTTTATGGGCGATGGTATTAATGATGCGCCCGCCTTACGCGCTGCGGATATCGGCATTTCTGTGGACGGCGCGGTAGATATTGCCCGTGAAGCGGCTGATATCATCCTGCTGGAAAAAAGCCTGATGGTGCTGGAAGAGGGGGTTATTGAAGGGCGCCGGACTTTCTCTAACATGCTGAAATACATCAAAATGACGGCGAGTTCTAACTTCGGTAATGTGTTCAGCGTGCTGGTGGCGAGTGCTTTCTTGCCCTTTCTGCCGATGCTGCCGTTACACTTACTGATCCAGAACCTGCTGTACGATGTGTCACAGGTGGCGATCCCGTTTGATAACGTTGATGACGAGCAAATTCAAAAGCCGCAGCGTTGGAATCCGGCGGATCTGGGGCGTTTTATGATCTTCTTCGGACCGATCAGTTCGATCTTCGATATTCTGACGTTTTGCCTGATGTGGTGGGTATTCCATGCCAACACGCCGGAAACGCAAACACTGTTCCAGTCGGGCTGGTTCGTGGTGGGATTACTGTCTCAAACGCTGATTGTGCATATGATCCGTACCCGTCGTGTACCGTTTATTCAGAGTCGTGCATCGTGGCCGTTAATGATCATGACCGTAATCGTGATGATTGTCGGGATCGCGTTGCCGTTTTCGCCGCTGGCCAGTTATCTGCAATTGCAGGCGCTACCGTTAAGTTACTTCCCGTGGCTGATTGCGATTCTGGCAGGATATATGACGTTAACGCAGTTGGTGAAAGGGTTCTATAGCCGTCGTTATGGTTGGCAGTAA
- the mgtL gene encoding mgtA regulatory leader peptide MgtL: MEPDPTPLPRRRLKLFR, translated from the coding sequence ATGGAACCTGATCCCACGCCTCTCCCTCGACGGAGATTAAAACTTTTCCGGTAA
- the treB gene encoding PTS trehalose transporter subunit IIBC, translating to MMSKVNQTDIDRLIELVGGRGNIATVSHCITRLRFVLNQPANARPKEIEQLPMVKGCFTNAGQFQVVIGTNVGDYYKALLATTGQAQVDKEQVKKAARQNMKWHEQLISHFAEIFFPLLPALISGGLILGFRNVIGDLPMSNGQTLAQMYPSLQTIYDFLWLIGEAIFFYLPVGICWSAVKKMGGTPILGIVLGVTLVSPQLMNAYLLGQQVPEVWDFGMFSIAKVGYQAQVIPALLAGLALGFIETRLKRIVPDYLYLVVVPVCSLILAVFLAHALIGPFGRMIGDGVAFAVRHLMTGSFAPIGAALFGFLYAPLVITGVHQTTLAIDMQMIQSMGGTPVWPLIALSNIAQASAVVGIIIASRKQNEREISVPAAISAYLGVTEPAMYGINLKYRFPMLCAMIGSGLAGLLCGLNGVMANGIGVGGLPGILSIQPSYWQVFALAMAIAIIIPIVLTSFIYQRKHRLGTLNIV from the coding sequence ATGATGAGCAAAGTGAACCAAACGGATATCGATCGGTTGATTGAACTGGTCGGTGGGCGCGGCAATATTGCGACGGTGAGCCACTGTATTACTCGCCTGCGCTTTGTCCTCAACCAACCGGCCAATGCCAGACCGAAAGAAATTGAACAACTCCCCATGGTGAAAGGTTGTTTCACCAATGCCGGGCAATTTCAGGTGGTGATTGGCACCAACGTTGGCGATTACTACAAAGCGTTATTAGCAACGACCGGACAGGCGCAGGTCGATAAAGAGCAGGTGAAAAAAGCCGCCAGGCAGAATATGAAATGGCATGAGCAGTTGATCTCCCATTTCGCAGAGATCTTCTTCCCGTTACTGCCCGCGCTGATTAGCGGCGGTTTGATCCTCGGTTTTCGTAATGTGATCGGCGATCTGCCCATGAGCAACGGTCAGACGCTGGCGCAAATGTACCCTTCCCTGCAAACGATCTACGATTTTCTGTGGTTGATCGGTGAGGCGATCTTCTTCTATCTGCCGGTCGGGATTTGCTGGTCGGCGGTGAAAAAGATGGGCGGCACGCCGATCCTCGGTATCGTGCTTGGCGTAACGCTGGTTTCTCCACAACTGATGAACGCCTATCTACTCGGGCAGCAGGTGCCGGAAGTGTGGGACTTTGGCATGTTCAGTATTGCGAAAGTAGGCTATCAGGCGCAGGTGATCCCGGCGCTGTTAGCCGGGCTGGCGCTGGGCTTTATTGAAACTCGCCTTAAGCGCATCGTGCCGGATTATCTCTATCTGGTGGTTGTACCGGTCTGCTCGCTGATCCTCGCGGTGTTCCTCGCCCATGCGCTGATTGGTCCGTTTGGTCGCATGATTGGCGATGGCGTTGCCTTTGCGGTACGTCACCTGATGACTGGCAGCTTTGCCCCTATTGGCGCGGCATTGTTTGGCTTCCTCTATGCGCCGCTGGTCATTACCGGCGTACACCAGACCACGCTTGCCATTGATATGCAGATGATTCAAAGCATGGGCGGTACGCCAGTCTGGCCGCTGATTGCCCTTTCGAATATTGCTCAGGCGTCGGCAGTGGTAGGAATTATTATCGCCAGCCGTAAACAGAACGAGCGGGAAATTTCGGTTCCAGCGGCGATCTCCGCTTATCTTGGGGTTACTGAGCCGGCAATGTACGGCATCAACCTGAAATATCGCTTCCCGATGCTGTGCGCGATGATTGGTTCCGGTCTGGCGGGATTGCTCTGCGGCCTGAACGGCGTTATGGCGAATGGCATCGGCGTCGGTGGTCTGCCTGGTATTCTCTCCATTCAGCCGAGCTACTGGCAGGTATTTGCGCTGGCAATGGCTATCGCCATCATCATCCCGATTGTGCTCACCTCGTTTATCTACCAGCGAAAACACCGCCTGGGCACGCTGAACATTGTTTAA
- the treC gene encoding alpha,alpha-phosphotrehalase has product MTNLPHWWQNGVIYQIYPKSFQDTTGSGTGDLRGVTLRLDYLQKLGVNAIWLTPFYVSPQIDNGYDVANYTAIDPTYGTLDDFDELVAQAKSRGIRIILDMVFNHTSTQHAWFREAQNKESPYRQFYIWRDGEPGIPPNNWRSKFGGNAWRWHAESEQYYLHLFAPEQADLNWENPAVRTELKKVCEFWADRGVDGLRLDVVNLISKDQNFPNDLDGDGRRFYTDGPRAHEFLHEMNRDVFTPRGLMTVGEMSSTSLEHCQRYAALTGSELSMTFNFHHLKVDYPGGEKWTLAKPDFVALKTLFRHWQQGMHNVAWNALFWCNHDQPRIVSRFGDEGEYRVPAAKMLAMVLHGMQGTPYIYQGEEIGMTNPHFTRITDYRDVESLNMFAELRNDGRDAEELLAILASKSRDNSRTPMQWSNGDNAGFTTGKPWIGLCDNYREINVESALADESSVFYTYQKLITLRKQEPILTWGNYQDLLPNSPVLWCYRREWLGQTLLVIANLSRDVQPWQPTQISGDWQLLMHNYEEASSQPGAMTLRPFEAVWWLQR; this is encoded by the coding sequence ATGACTAATCTTCCCCACTGGTGGCAAAACGGCGTTATCTACCAGATTTATCCAAAGAGTTTTCAGGACACCACGGGCAGCGGCACCGGCGATCTGCGAGGAGTCACCCTACGCCTCGACTATCTACAAAAACTGGGCGTTAATGCTATCTGGTTGACACCTTTTTATGTCTCCCCACAGATCGATAACGGATACGACGTAGCGAACTATACGGCGATTGATCCCACCTACGGTACGCTGGACGACTTTGATGAACTGGTGGCGCAGGCGAAATCGCGCGGTATTCGCATTATCCTTGATATGGTGTTTAACCATACTTCTACCCAACACGCCTGGTTTCGCGAGGCGCAGAACAAAGAAAGTCCTTATCGTCAGTTTTATATCTGGCGTGACGGCGAACCAGGAATACCACCAAATAACTGGCGTTCTAAATTCGGTGGCAATGCCTGGCGCTGGCACGCAGAAAGCGAACAGTATTACTTGCATCTGTTTGCACCAGAACAGGCCGATCTCAACTGGGAAAACCCAGCAGTACGCACAGAACTGAAAAAAGTCTGTGAGTTCTGGGCCGATCGCGGGGTAGACGGGCTGCGCCTGGATGTGGTGAATCTGATTTCCAAAGACCAGAACTTCCCCAACGATCTGGATGGCGACGGGCGTCGCTTCTACACCGACGGACCACGAGCACACGAGTTTTTGCACGAAATGAACCGCGATGTCTTTACGCCACGCGGATTAATGACTGTGGGTGAAATGTCCTCCACCAGCCTTGAACATTGTCAGCGATACGCGGCACTGACAGGCAGTGAATTGTCGATGACCTTTAATTTTCATCACCTGAAGGTCGATTATCCCGGCGGTGAAAAATGGACGCTGGCTAAACCTGACTTTGTGGCGTTAAAAACATTGTTCCGCCACTGGCAACAGGGAATGCACAACGTTGCGTGGAATGCTTTGTTCTGGTGTAACCACGATCAGCCGCGCATTGTTTCTCGCTTTGGTGATGAAGGTGAATACCGCGTGCCTGCGGCAAAAATGCTGGCGATGGTGCTGCATGGTATGCAGGGAACGCCGTATATCTACCAGGGCGAAGAGATTGGTATGACCAACCCACATTTCACGCGCATTACTGACTATCGCGACGTGGAGAGCCTCAATATGTTTGCCGAGCTGCGCAACGATGGGCGTGACGCCGAAGAGCTATTGGCAATCCTCGCCAGTAAATCCCGTGACAACAGCCGCACGCCAATGCAATGGAGCAACGGCGATAACGCAGGGTTTACTACCGGCAAGCCGTGGATTGGTCTGTGTGATAACTATCGCGAAATCAACGTAGAATCTGCGCTGGCCGATGAATCTTCGGTGTTTTACACCTACCAGAAGTTAATCACGTTGCGTAAACAAGAACCCATTCTGACATGGGGCAATTACCAGGATCTCCTGCCAAACAGTCCTGTATTGTGGTGCTATCGCCGCGAATGGCTGGGGCAAACTTTATTGGTGATTGCCAACCTTAGCCGTGACGTACAGCCCTGGCAACCAACGCAAATCAGCGGCGACTGGCAACTGTTAATGCATAACTATGAAGAAGCCTCCTCTCAACCGGGAGCCATGACATTGCGGCCATTTGAGGCTGTCTGGTGGTTGCAGAGATAA
- the nrdD gene encoding anaerobic ribonucleoside-triphosphate reductase: MTPHVMKRDGCKVPFKSERIKEAILRAAKAAEVDDADYCATVAAVVSEQMQGRNQVDINEIQTAVENQLMSGPYKQLARAYIEYRHDRDIEREKRGRLNQEIRGLVEQTNSSLLNENANKDSKVIPTQRDLLAGIVAKHYARQHLLPRDVVQAHERGDIHYHDLDYSPFFPMFNCMLIDLKGMLTQGFKMGNAEIEPPKSISTATAVTAQIIAQVASHIYGGTTINRIDEVLAPFVTASYNKHRKTAEEWSIPDAEGYANSRTIKECYDAFQSLEYEVNTLHTANGQTPFVTFGFGLGTSWESRLIQESILRNRIAGLGKNRKTAVFPKLVFAIRDGLNHKKGDPNYDIKQLALECASKRMYPDILNYDQVVKVTGSFKTPMGCRSFLGVWENENGEQIHDGRNNLGVISLNLPRIALEAKGDEATFWKLLDERLLLARKALMTRIARLEGVKARVAPILYMEGACGVRLNADDDVSEIFKNGRASISLGYIGIHETINALFGGEHVYDNEQLRAKGIAIVERLRQAVDQWKEETGYGFSLYSTPSENLCDRFCRLDTAEFGVVPGVTDKGYYTNSFHLDVEKKVNPYDKIDFEAPYPPLANGGFICYGEYPNIQHNLKALEDVWDYSYQHVPYYGTNTPIDECYECGFTGEFECTSKGFTCPKCGNHDTSRVSVTRRVCGYLGSPDARPFNAGKQEEVKRRVKHLGNGQIG; this comes from the coding sequence ATGACACCGCATGTGATGAAACGAGACGGCTGCAAAGTGCCGTTTAAATCAGAGCGCATCAAAGAAGCCATTCTGCGTGCAGCTAAAGCAGCGGAAGTCGATGATGCAGATTATTGTGCCACTGTTGCCGCTGTCGTCAGCGAGCAAATGCAAGGCCGCAACCAGGTCGATATCAACGAAATCCAGACCGCAGTTGAAAACCAGCTGATGTCAGGCCCGTACAAACAACTGGCTCGTGCTTACATCGAGTACCGTCACGATCGCGACATCGAACGTGAAAAACGCGGTCGCCTGAACCAGGAGATCCGTGGCCTGGTCGAGCAGACCAACTCTTCGTTACTCAATGAAAACGCCAACAAAGACAGCAAGGTAATTCCAACCCAGCGCGACCTGCTGGCCGGTATTGTTGCTAAACACTATGCACGCCAGCACCTGCTGCCGCGTGACGTGGTGCAGGCGCATGAGCGTGGCGATATTCACTACCACGACCTCGATTACTCGCCGTTCTTCCCGATGTTCAACTGCATGTTGATCGACCTGAAAGGTATGCTAACTCAGGGCTTTAAGATGGGGAACGCCGAGATCGAACCACCGAAGTCGATCTCCACTGCCACCGCAGTAACTGCGCAGATTATCGCCCAGGTTGCCAGCCATATTTATGGCGGCACCACCATTAACCGTATCGACGAAGTTCTGGCTCCGTTTGTCACCGCCAGCTACAACAAGCACCGTAAAACGGCGGAGGAGTGGAGCATTCCGGATGCTGAAGGCTACGCCAACTCTCGTACCATCAAAGAGTGCTACGACGCCTTCCAGTCGCTGGAGTACGAAGTAAATACCCTGCACACCGCCAACGGTCAAACACCGTTTGTAACCTTTGGCTTTGGTCTGGGCACCAGCTGGGAGTCGCGCCTGATTCAGGAATCCATCCTGCGTAACCGTATCGCAGGCCTCGGTAAAAACCGTAAAACTGCGGTGTTCCCGAAACTGGTGTTTGCGATTCGCGATGGCCTGAACCATAAAAAAGGCGATCCGAACTACGACATCAAACAGCTGGCGCTGGAGTGCGCAAGCAAGCGCATGTATCCGGATATCCTGAACTACGATCAGGTAGTGAAAGTCACCGGTTCGTTTAAAACCCCGATGGGCTGCCGCAGCTTCCTCGGCGTGTGGGAAAATGAAAACGGCGAGCAGATCCACGATGGTCGTAACAACCTCGGCGTGATCAGCCTGAACCTGCCGCGTATTGCTCTGGAAGCAAAAGGCGATGAAGCCACCTTCTGGAAGCTGCTGGATGAACGTCTGCTGCTGGCACGTAAGGCGCTGATGACCCGTATCGCTCGTCTCGAAGGCGTGAAAGCGCGCGTGGCTCCTATCCTCTATATGGAAGGTGCTTGTGGCGTGCGTCTGAATGCCGACGATGATGTTTCTGAAATCTTCAAAAACGGTCGTGCGTCTATTTCGCTGGGTTACATCGGTATCCACGAAACCATTAACGCGCTGTTCGGCGGCGAGCATGTTTATGACAACGAGCAGCTTCGCGCGAAAGGTATTGCGATTGTTGAACGTCTGCGTCAGGCGGTGGATCAGTGGAAAGAAGAGACTGGCTATGGTTTCAGCCTTTACAGCACGCCAAGTGAAAACCTGTGCGACCGCTTCTGCCGTCTCGATACCGCTGAGTTTGGCGTGGTGCCGGGCGTGACCGATAAAGGTTACTACACCAACAGTTTCCACCTTGATGTGGAGAAAAAGGTGAACCCGTACGACAAGATCGACTTTGAAGCACCTTACCCGCCGCTGGCTAACGGTGGTTTCATTTGCTACGGCGAGTATCCAAACATTCAGCACAACCTGAAGGCGCTGGAAGATGTCTGGGATTACAGCTATCAGCATGTACCGTATTACGGCACCAATACACCGATTGATGAGTGCTACGAGTGTGGCTTTACCGGTGAGTTTGAGTGCACCAGCAAAGGCTTCACCTGCCCGAAATGTGGTAACCATGACACCTCCCGTGTGTCGGTGACTCGCCGCGTGTGCGGATATTTAGGTAGCCCGGATGCGCGTCCGTTTAACGCCGGTAAGCAGGAAGAAGTTAAGCGCCGCGTTAAACATTTGGGTAATGGGCAGATCGGTTGA
- the nrdG gene encoding anaerobic ribonucleoside-triphosphate reductase-activating protein, with product MNYHQYYPVDIVNGPGTRCTLFVSGCVHECPGCYNKSTWRVNSGQPFTKAMEDQIINDLNDTRIKRQGISLSGGDPLHPQNVPDILKLVQRIRAECPGKDIWVWTGYKLDELNAAQMQVVDLINVLVDGKFVQDLKDPSLIWRGSSNQVVHHLR from the coding sequence ATGAATTATCATCAGTACTATCCTGTCGACATCGTCAACGGCCCCGGCACTCGTTGCACCCTGTTTGTCTCCGGGTGTGTTCATGAATGCCCCGGTTGCTATAACAAAAGCACCTGGCGGGTAAATTCCGGTCAGCCATTTACCAAAGCAATGGAAGACCAGATCATTAACGATCTGAATGACACTCGCATCAAACGCCAGGGGATTTCCCTCTCCGGCGGCGATCCGCTGCATCCGCAAAACGTGCCGGATATTCTGAAACTGGTACAACGCATCCGCGCCGAGTGTCCGGGTAAAGACATCTGGGTGTGGACAGGCTATAAACTCGACGAACTCAACGCTGCGCAAATGCAGGTTGTTGATTTGATTAACGTGCTGGTCGACGGCAAATTTGTGCAGGATTTAAAAGACCCTTCCTTGATCTGGCGCGGCAGCAGCAATCAGGTGGTGCATCATTTGCGTTAA
- a CDS encoding type II toxin-antitoxin system RelE family toxin, with amino-acid sequence MNYELAFDLRALKEWQKLGVTVLEQFKKKLEDVLKRPRNPSAKLRDLPDCYKIKLHTQGYRLVYQVNDKELLVLVIAIGKRENSAVYEDATKRLDE; translated from the coding sequence ATGAACTATGAGCTGGCTTTTGATCTGCGGGCGCTGAAAGAGTGGCAAAAACTGGGCGTGACAGTCCTGGAACAATTTAAAAAAAAGCTTGAGGATGTGCTGAAAAGGCCGCGCAATCCATCGGCTAAACTGCGGGATTTACCGGACTGCTACAAAATTAAGCTGCACACACAGGGATATCGCCTGGTTTATCAGGTTAACGATAAAGAGTTGCTCGTGTTGGTGATAGCTATTGGTAAGAGAGAGAACTCAGCCGTTTATGAAGACGCGACTAAACGGCTGGATGAGTGA